In Brevibacterium pigmentatum, the sequence TGAGCGCCGTGTCGACATCGGCTTCGTCGTTAAAGAGGTGGAATCCGAAGCGCATGTTCCCTCCGGCCTGCGAGTATCGCACTCCAGCCGCGTCGAGCCGGTCGAGAGCCGCGGGCCACGACTGCTGGGCGTCGTCGAGGCCGATCGTCACGATGGCTGAGTTTGACTTCTCCAGACCGAGCCCGGTTCTGAAACGGTTGGCCAAGGCGAGGTCGTGGGTGTGGATCTGGTCGACATCGACGTCGAGCAGCAGTTCGAGCGCTGGAGCCGTGCCGACCCACGAGTGCCAGGCCGGTGAGATGTCGAAGGCGCGAGCACCGTCGGCCAGATGCATCGGCATCCCGTAGCTGGCTGCTCCCCCGGCAGCGAACCACCCGGCGGCCAGAGGCTTGAGCCGGTCGAAGCACTCCGCACGGCGGGGATGAGAGTCGTCGGCGGCTGCCAACTGCGACGGCATCGTGAGGAACGCCGTCCCGCGCGGGGCGCACAGCCATTTGTAGGCGGCGACGGCGAGGAAGTCGACCTCGGAGGCGTTGAGCGGCAGCCATCCGGCCGCCTGCGTGCCGTCGAGGACAGTGAGTGCCCCAACTTCTCGGGCGGCACGGGTGGTCGCTGAGATGTCGGCGACCTCGCCGGTCGCGGACTGTGCGGCGGAGAAGGACACGAGCGTCGTGGACTCGTCGACCGCCTCGGCGAGGGTGTTCAGCGGCGCGGTGCGCACCCGCACCCCACGGTCGGCGTGGACGGCGAAAGGGTAGACCCCGGAGGTGAACTCGATGTCAGGGATGAGGACCTCCGCGCCGTCAGGCAGCGCAGCGGCGATCGGGGCGAGCAACTGGGATACGGCGGCCCCGGTGGCCACCTGATCTGCGGGAACACCGACGAGGCGACCGAAGAGTTCTCGGCTGGTGTCGACCGATTCCGCCCACCGCGGCCAGGGGACGCTTCCGGCCCGCCACTCGTCGAGGGATCGTTGCAGCGCATTCCATCCGCGCCGAGGCGGCGGACCGTAGGAGCAGGAATCGAGGAAGGCCTTCTGCACGTCCCATTCGGTACGGGCCTGCGCGATAGTCAGACAGGAGGTGGAGCTGGTGGGATCGTCATTGATGTCCATGCCAGCGAATCTAGCACCGGAACCGCGGGGCCGCCTCGGCGAATTCAGGCCACGCGCTCGGGGTACGAGTAGGCGTTGAACCTGCCCTTGCGGTTGAAGCCGATGACGGTCACGCCTACGTCTTTGCCGTGGTCGACGGCCATCGCCGAGGGGGCGCTGACGGCGGACATCATCGGGATGCCGGCCATGGCGCACTTCTGAACGAGCTCGAACGATGCCCGCGCGGACACCTGCAGCACGGTCTGGCGCAGCGGCAGGCCCCGGTTGGCCATGGCCCAGCCGATGACCTTGTCGACGGCATTGTGCCGGCCGACATCCTCACGACCGACGAGCAGTTCGGGTTCTGTGTTCGGGTCGTCTCCGACGGCGAAGAGCGCAGCGGCATGGACTCCGCCGGTCTTGTCGAAGATCTCCTGCGTCTGCCGCAGACGATCGGGCAGTTCACCGATCCGAGCCGCGGAAAGCAGCTTGGGGAACTCGTATTCTCCATGGTCCTCGACATGAAAGGCGCCAGGAATGAGGGGATATGCAGAGGTCTTCGTGACGGCATCGGCGGCCGCGGTTCCGCAGATCCCGCACGACGATGAGGTGTAGACATTGCGGGCCGGAGCCGTCTCGGGGTTCCAGATTCCCGGGGCCAGGCGCACCTGGGCCACGTTATAGTTCCGGCTGCCGTCGGGGGCGAGTCCGGCGGAGAAGTTGACCTCCTCGATATCGTCCATCGACGTCACGACCGCCTCGGAGAGCAGATACCCGGCGATGAGTTCCACGTCGTGGCCGGCGGTGCGCATGGTCACGGTGTACTGCTCACCGTTGAGCTGGATCTCCAGCGGCTCCTCCCCCGCCAGGGAATCCGGGCCAGCCGAGATCTCACCGGTGGCGTCGAACTTATAGACCCGGGCTCGCACGGCCTTGCGCATCTGCATGTTCTCGTTCCTCTCTCAGACCCGGGGACCGTGGTCGGTGGTGTCCTCGACGGAGGTCTGGATGTGCTCGAGGAGGTCATCGATGACGGTGATTCCGTCCTTGACCCCACCCTTAGACCCGGGGAAGTTGATGACGAAGCTGCGTCCGCGCACTCCCGCGACTCCGCGGCTCATCACCGCCGAGGATGTCGATTCGAGACCCTTGCGCCACATCGCATAGATGAGGCCCGGCGACTGTCGTTCAAGGAGTTCGGCAGTGAACTCCGGAGTGCGATCGTCGGGAGCGAGCCCGGTCCCGCCGCTGGTGACGATGACACGAAGACGATCGACTTCCGGGGTGTCGACGAGGAGCGTTCGCAGCGCTTCACCGACGGGTTCGCCGTCCCGGACGACGATGGCGTCGGGGGTCTCATAACCGCGGCCGCGCAGCCAATCGACGAGGATCGGACCCGTCGTGTCCGCAGCCTCTCCCCTGGCCGCCGAGGTGGAGGCGATGATGACGGCAGCCTTGCGTCCCGCTCCGAGGAGTTCGCTGTTCTCTTCGCTCACCTATCTGTCCTCTTCCCAATTCAGTTTCAATTGCGCCTGCAGGCAGCACATCTGGCAGGTGCGCCTGCTCGCGATCCCTGCGCTCACCCACGAGGCACGGTCTTTGCCACCATTGTCCCACTCCGGTCGGGGATGACCAGAAACGGCACGACCCCGGGTCTCGGGAAGAGAAGGCAATTCAAGGGACGAATCGCCGAGGGCTGCTCTCGCCGCTTTGCCTCGTTGGCGGTTGTTGCCAGCGTCCTGCCATGTTCGGCACATACCGTGTGATTGCAATTTCAACCAATCTTGGAGATCACCGTGTACGCAACGACCGGACTGCCGACCTCTGCCCGCGACATCATCACTCTCATTGCCCGGATCGGCCTCGGCGCGATCTTCATCGCCCACGGGTGGCAGAAGTTCAATGAGTGGACCATCGCCGGAACGAGCGATTCGTTTGCGCAGATGGGAGTGCCGATGGCCGATATCGCGGCCCCGGTTGCAACTTTCGTCGAACTCATCGGCGGAGCACTGCTCATCCTCGGCGCGCTCACTCCCATCGTCGGATTCCTGCTGGCAGCGAATGTCATCGGCGCCCTGATCATCGTCCACCTCACCCCGACCCCGTTCGTCGATCAGGGAGGCTGGGAGCTCGTCGCAGCCCTCGCCGCAGGTGCTCTTCTGATTGCCACCGCGGGTCCCGGCCGACTGAGCATCGACCGCTTCCTCTTCGCCGGTAAGCCAGGCAAGGGGCGCAAGCACGCAAGCGATTCACAGACAGTGCCTGCAGACGCCTGAGCCTGCGTAGGCGCCAGGCACTTGGCACAACCAGGCCTGGCGGAAGCACGGCCATAGGTGGGCGAAATGGTCACAGAAGACTCAAGGGAGCGTGACCATTTCGCCCACCGTAGCCGGCACCTCGCCGCGGGCCGTTCCCGACCCCTCGCGCAGCGCAGGTAATGTGAGAACGAATCGGGGCGGCCGTGTTGTCAGCGGCCGGTACGCAGTCAGCAGAAGGAGAAGCGGTGGAGGACCTGAGCCAGAGCACGCTCATCTGGCTGCGCATGGTCCGCTTCGTCCAGAACAGCAACCAGCTCTCCAACGACCACCTGCGTCAGTTCGGACTCACCGTCGCACAGTTCGAGGCCCTTGCCCATATCCGCAATTTCGAACCGATCACGCAGTCCGCCCTCGCCGAAGGACTGACCGTCAGCGGCGGCGGGATCTCCCGCATGCTCGCCCGGCTCGAGACCGAGGGCCTCATCTCCCGCGAACAGGACTGGAAAACCAAACACATCTCGCTGACGGACAAAGGCCGCGAACTCCTCGAGCGCGCGTTTCCCTCGCAACTGGAGCAGCAGTCATCTCTCTTCGACGAGTCATTGAGCGAGGACGAGAAGGTGCAGCTGCACGCACTGATGAAGAAGCTCTACGACACCAGCCGGAAGCGCGGCGGGAGCAGTCGGGAATAATCGCTCCGCGTTCTCAGTTGACATGGCAAATGACATTTTCGTCGCCGTCACGAGGAGACACCTTGAGCGAGTCCGCGCAGCTGCCCACCACCCCGTCACAGCATTCCGGAACGGCTGGATCACAGCCGTCACAGCAGCCGAACTATATGCAGGAATTCGGCTTCGACCGAGGCCAGGGACTGCAGTTCGGCATCTACAGCCTCGGCGATCATCTGCCCGACCCGCACGACGGATCTCGCGTCGATGCCGGCCAGCGCATCCACGAATTCATCGGCTACGCCCAGGCCGCCGAGGATGCCGGACTCGACTTCTTCAGCCTCGGCGAGAGCCATCAGGAGTTCTTCGCCTCGCAGGCCCACGCGGTCATCCTCGGAGCCATCGCCCAGGCAACGGACACCATCCGCATCGGCAGCTCCTCGACGATCCTGTCGACCTCGGACCCGGTTCGCGTGTTCGAGAACTTCGCGACGATCGATCTCATCTCCGGCGGTCGTGCCGAGCTCGTCGCCGGTCGCGCCTCCCGGATCGGCCTGTTCGAACTCCTCGGCTATGACCTGCGCGACTACGAAGAACTGTATGAGGAGAAGCTTGATCTGCTGCTCCAGATCAACCGCGAGAAGCAGGTGACCTGGTCCGGTCAGTTCCGGACGCCGCTCAACGACGCCGAAGTCCTCCCCCGCCCCACCGGGCAGGCGCTGCGCATCTGGCGTGCCGTCGGCGGAGCGCCGGCGAGCGCGGTGAAGGCGGGACTGGCCGGGGTTCCCATGGTCATGGCGCACCTCGGCGGGACCACCTCGGTGTTCAAGGGCACCGTCGATGCCTATAGGCGCGCAGCCGCTCATGCCGGGTTCGATCCGGCCACCCTGCCGATCGCCACGGCCGGTTTCTTCCACGCGGCCGAGACCTCACAGCAGGCATTGGCGGGAATGTATCCGCATATCAACGAGGGGATGAAGCGCACGAACGGGCAGGGCATGCCCAAGCAGCATTTCGCGCAGAGCGTCCACCCGGCGTCGATTGCGAACATCGGCAGCCCGCAGCAGATCATCGAGAAGATCCTCCACCAGCATGAGGTCTTCGGTCATCAGCGCTACCTCGCGCAGATCGACTTCGGCGGGATGCCGTACGCGGAGGTGATGAAGCAGATCGAGATCATCGGCACCGAGATCCTGCCCTCCGTGAAGAAGTACACCGCAGAGGAGGCCATCCGATGAAGATGATTCTGCTGTCCGGCTCGAACGTCGGGACGAAGACCCGGGCCGTGATCGATCACCTCGCCGAGGCGGTCGCCTCCTACGACCCGACCATCGAGTTGAGCGTCATCGATCTCGCCGAGGCGGACATGGTCTTCGCCGACGGTCGGAACTTCACCGAGTACACCGGCGACGCCGGTCGGGTGGCCCGGGAGCTCATGGACGCCGATGCCATCATCATCGGCACCCCGATCTTCCAGGCCTCGATCCCGGCGGCACTGAAGAACGTCTTCGACTTGCTGCCGATCAGCGCATTCCTCGACAAGGTCGTCGGCGTCATCGCCACGGCCGGTTCGTCGAAGCACTATCTCATCCCGGCTCAGCACCTGCTGCCGATCCTGACCTATATGAAGGCGCAGGTCGTCCAGCCCTATGTGTTCATCGAGGAGAGCGACCTGCACCGCGGCGAGATCGTCAGCCACGACGTGGTGCAGCGCCTCGACCGCCTCGTCGAGGACACGGTCGTCCTCACCCGCACTTTCGCATCGATCCGGGAGGAGCGGGACGCCGCCTACGGGTTCTGAGCGGCCACGGTCGGCCAGATTCGGGATTGTCGCAGGCGACCGAATGGTCGGTTCTCAGTACGCTGCCATGTTCACCTATCAACGCGTGGTTGCACTTTCAACCAACCTCAGAGTTCAGCATGTACGCGACGACCGGATTTCCGACCATCGCCCGCGACATCATCACCGCCATCACCCGAATCACCCTCGGCGCTTCATCGCCGACGACTGGCAGAAGTTCAACGAGGGACCGTCGCCGGCACCACGGACTCGTTCTCGCAGATGGGAGTGCCCCTCCCCGACACCGCAGCGCCCTTCGCAACCTTCGTCGAACTCATCGGCGGCGTGCTGCTCATCCTCGGCGCACTGGCCGCAGGCACACTGCTGATCGCCGCCGCGGGCCCGCACCGGGATGATCCCATCCCGGTGCGGGCCCGGATGCCATTCACGGCCGCCGGGCATCCGCTCCGCCACGGCAGACAAAAATCCATCGAAAATTTTGGTTACATTTCTGGACTACATGACCTATTGTGTAACTGAAATTACATTTGCCTGGAAGAACGGACGAACCGTGGAAGACACGAAGCCCGGCAAAGAGGCCGGCACATCACTGAAGAGGCCACTGCACACTTGGGAAGTCACCGCCATCTCGATCGGGTTCATGGGCCCGGTCATGGCGATGGCGCTGAACGGCATCGGGGTCGCCGGCCTCGTCGGCAAGGCCGTCCCGTTCACCTTCCTCGTTTCCTTCTTCGGCACCCTGTTCGTCGCTTACGGCTTCATCAGGCTGTTGCGCAAGATCACTCACGCTGGCTCCGTCTACGCCCTGGCCGGGATCACCCTGGGGCCGCGCGCAGGATTCTTCGGCGGCTTCGCCCTCCTGGGCACCTACATCTTCTTCGCCGCCTGCATTCTCGGTGCCTGCGCAGTCTTCTTCGAGGCGATGCTCTCGGAGATGGGCGTCACCCTGGCACCCGGTATGTGGATGATCGTCGCCCTTATCGTCGGGGTCATCGCCCTGGCGCTCAATCTACGCGAATCCGCGACGGTGGCCCGGACCCTGCTGGGCATCGGCTTCGTCGGCATCGCGGCCATGATCATCCTCTCGATCGTCATCATCGCTCGTGTCGGCACCGGCCATGCCCCGGTCAGCACCGGCATCGACCTCAGCGTGCTCACCCCCGGCGACAATGCACTGTCGGGAATCATGACCGCCTCGGTGTTCGGCTTCCTCTCCTGGGCAGGCTTCGAGTCGGGATCGTCCATGAGCGAAGAGACCGCCGAACCCAAGCGCATCATCCCGCGCTCGCTGCTCATGGCCGTCATCATCGGCGGAATCGTCTACGTCTTCGTCATGTTCGCCCAGACCATCGGATTCGGCACGGACGCGGCAGGCGTCGAAGCCTTCGCCACC encodes:
- a CDS encoding LLM class flavin-dependent oxidoreductase yields the protein MSESAQLPTTPSQHSGTAGSQPSQQPNYMQEFGFDRGQGLQFGIYSLGDHLPDPHDGSRVDAGQRIHEFIGYAQAAEDAGLDFFSLGESHQEFFASQAHAVILGAIAQATDTIRIGSSSTILSTSDPVRVFENFATIDLISGGRAELVAGRASRIGLFELLGYDLRDYEELYEEKLDLLLQINREKQVTWSGQFRTPLNDAEVLPRPTGQALRIWRAVGGAPASAVKAGLAGVPMVMAHLGGTTSVFKGTVDAYRRAAAHAGFDPATLPIATAGFFHAAETSQQALAGMYPHINEGMKRTNGQGMPKQHFAQSVHPASIANIGSPQQIIEKILHQHEVFGHQRYLAQIDFGGMPYAEVMKQIEIIGTEILPSVKKYTAEEAIR
- a CDS encoding MogA/MoaB family molybdenum cofactor biosynthesis protein, which gives rise to MSEENSELLGAGRKAAVIIASTSAARGEAADTTGPILVDWLRGRGYETPDAIVVRDGEPVGEALRTLLVDTPEVDRLRVIVTSGGTGLAPDDRTPEFTAELLERQSPGLIYAMWRKGLESTSSAVMSRGVAGVRGRSFVINFPGSKGGVKDGITVIDDLLEHIQTSVEDTTDHGPRV
- a CDS encoding aminotransferase class V-fold PLP-dependent enzyme, whose amino-acid sequence is MDINDDPTSSTSCLTIAQARTEWDVQKAFLDSCSYGPPPRRGWNALQRSLDEWRAGSVPWPRWAESVDTSRELFGRLVGVPADQVATGAAVSQLLAPIAAALPDGAEVLIPDIEFTSGVYPFAVHADRGVRVRTAPLNTLAEAVDESTTLVSFSAAQSATGEVADISATTRAAREVGALTVLDGTQAAGWLPLNASEVDFLAVAAYKWLCAPRGTAFLTMPSQLAAADDSHPRRAECFDRLKPLAAGWFAAGGAASYGMPMHLADGARAFDISPAWHSWVGTAPALELLLDVDVDQIHTHDLALANRFRTGLGLEKSNSAIVTIGLDDAQQSWPAALDRLDAAGVRYSQAGGNMRFGFHLFNDEADVDTALNAVTNSASP
- the fdhD gene encoding formate dehydrogenase accessory sulfurtransferase FdhD, whose amino-acid sequence is MQMRKAVRARVYKFDATGEISAGPDSLAGEEPLEIQLNGEQYTVTMRTAGHDVELIAGYLLSEAVVTSMDDIEEVNFSAGLAPDGSRNYNVAQVRLAPGIWNPETAPARNVYTSSSCGICGTAAADAVTKTSAYPLIPGAFHVEDHGEYEFPKLLSAARIGELPDRLRQTQEIFDKTGGVHAAALFAVGDDPNTEPELLVGREDVGRHNAVDKVIGWAMANRGLPLRQTVLQVSARASFELVQKCAMAGIPMMSAVSAPSAMAVDHGKDVGVTVIGFNRKGRFNAYSYPERVA
- a CDS encoding APC family permease; the encoded protein is MEDTKPGKEAGTSLKRPLHTWEVTAISIGFMGPVMAMALNGIGVAGLVGKAVPFTFLVSFFGTLFVAYGFIRLLRKITHAGSVYALAGITLGPRAGFFGGFALLGTYIFFAACILGACAVFFEAMLSEMGVTLAPGMWMIVALIVGVIALALNLRESATVARTLLGIGFVGIAAMIILSIVIIARVGTGHAPVSTGIDLSVLTPGDNALSGIMTASVFGFLSWAGFESGSSMSEETAEPKRIIPRSLLMAVIIGGIVYVFVMFAQTIGFGTDAAGVEAFATAASTLTSLSATYIGTWFAVLISVVAFFVAFGAFLSSSAAASRLLFALARDGFGPSALASQHSVSKVPTTSVTTVIVLTTLMTLGLGVFGATSVDAYYWYATLGTLCMVVAYGMTSVGVIRHTFRANSGIPKWEIIVPALGLVYLMFVYVIQVTGQEAPYTYFPWAVGLWCLIGLIIVISRPALAQRIGSRLTAEDID
- a CDS encoding NADPH-dependent FMN reductase, whose product is MKMILLSGSNVGTKTRAVIDHLAEAVASYDPTIELSVIDLAEADMVFADGRNFTEYTGDAGRVARELMDADAIIIGTPIFQASIPAALKNVFDLLPISAFLDKVVGVIATAGSSKHYLIPAQHLLPILTYMKAQVVQPYVFIEESDLHRGEIVSHDVVQRLDRLVEDTVVLTRTFASIREERDAAYGF
- a CDS encoding DoxX family protein, translating into MYATTGLPTSARDIITLIARIGLGAIFIAHGWQKFNEWTIAGTSDSFAQMGVPMADIAAPVATFVELIGGALLILGALTPIVGFLLAANVIGALIIVHLTPTPFVDQGGWELVAALAAGALLIATAGPGRLSIDRFLFAGKPGKGRKHASDSQTVPADA
- a CDS encoding MarR family winged helix-turn-helix transcriptional regulator, which translates into the protein MEDLSQSTLIWLRMVRFVQNSNQLSNDHLRQFGLTVAQFEALAHIRNFEPITQSALAEGLTVSGGGISRMLARLETEGLISREQDWKTKHISLTDKGRELLERAFPSQLEQQSSLFDESLSEDEKVQLHALMKKLYDTSRKRGGSSRE